The Pseudomonas azadiae genome contains a region encoding:
- a CDS encoding CaiB/BaiF CoA transferase family protein has protein sequence MGALSHLRVLDLSRVLAGPWSGQILADLGAEVIKVERPGSGDDTRAWGPPFLKDAYGENTSEAAYYLSANRNKQSVTIDFTRPEGQALVRDLAAKSDILIENFKVGGLAAYGLDYESLKEINPELIYCSITGFGQTGPYAARAGYDFMIQGLGGLMSLTGRPEGNDGAGPVKVGVALTDILTGLYSTVAILAALAHRDHDGGGQHIDMALLDVQVACLANQAMNYLTTGDSPKRLGNAHPNIVPYQDFPTADGDFILTVGNDSQFRKFAEVAGQPQWADDPRFSTNKVRVANRAALIPLIRQATVFKTTAEWVSQLERVGVPCGPINDLSQVFADPQVKARGLAMALPHPLAGMVPQVASPIRLSKTPVEYRSAPPLLGEHTAQVLQEVLGLGSINVASLRALGVI, from the coding sequence ATGGGCGCGCTTTCGCATCTGCGGGTACTGGATTTATCGCGAGTACTTGCGGGCCCCTGGTCCGGGCAGATTCTCGCGGACCTCGGGGCTGAGGTGATCAAGGTTGAACGTCCGGGGAGTGGTGATGATACGCGCGCATGGGGGCCGCCCTTCCTTAAGGATGCCTATGGCGAAAACACCAGTGAGGCGGCGTATTACCTCTCGGCCAATCGTAACAAGCAGTCGGTGACTATCGACTTCACGCGGCCGGAAGGGCAGGCACTGGTGCGCGACTTGGCGGCCAAGTCGGACATTCTGATCGAGAATTTCAAGGTGGGTGGTCTTGCGGCGTATGGGCTGGACTATGAGTCGCTCAAGGAGATTAATCCGGAGCTGATTTACTGCTCGATTACAGGCTTCGGTCAGACGGGGCCCTATGCGGCACGTGCGGGTTATGACTTCATGATTCAGGGGCTGGGCGGCCTTATGAGTCTGACCGGCCGGCCCGAGGGTAACGACGGCGCTGGGCCGGTAAAGGTTGGCGTGGCGCTGACTGATATTCTTACAGGGCTCTATTCGACCGTGGCAATACTCGCGGCACTGGCTCATCGGGACCATGACGGCGGTGGGCAGCATATCGATATGGCGTTGCTGGATGTGCAGGTGGCCTGCCTGGCGAACCAGGCGATGAATTACCTGACGACGGGGGATTCGCCGAAGCGCCTGGGGAATGCTCATCCGAATATCGTGCCTTATCAGGATTTTCCTACTGCCGATGGTGACTTCATCCTGACGGTGGGTAATGACAGCCAGTTCCGCAAGTTCGCTGAAGTGGCTGGGCAGCCACAGTGGGCGGATGATCCGCGCTTCTCTACTAATAAGGTGCGGGTGGCGAATCGGGCGGCGCTGATTCCATTGATTCGCCAGGCTACGGTCTTCAAGACCACCGCTGAGTGGGTGTCGCAGCTGGAGCGGGTCGGCGTGCCTTGTGGGCCTATCAACGACCTGTCGCAGGTGTTTGCCGATCCTCAGGTCAAGGCGCGCGGGTTGGCGATGGCGCTGCCGCATCCGCTGGCGGGAATGGTGCCGCAAGTGGCCAGTCCTATACGGTTATCCAAGACGCCGGTGGAATACCGCAGTGCTCCTCCCCTATTGGGGGAGCATACGGCTCAAGTGCTGCAGGAAGTGCTGGGGTTGGGGTCAATTAACGTGGCGTCTTTGAGGGCGTTGGGGGTTATCTGA
- a CDS encoding methyl-accepting chemotaxis protein, translating into MNLKFSHKILLAASGVVVLAFALFTLYNDYLQRSTIKQNLESSIQQSGELTASSVQNWLSGRILVLESLTQNIAHQGNGADLPGLVDQSAFTSNFQFTYVGQTNGVFTQRPDAKMPDGYDPRQRPWYKQAVAADKPMLTPPYMAAVGGQIVTIAMPVKKNGELLGVVGGDLSLQTLVKIINSVDFGGIGHAFLVSGDGQVIVSPEEDQVMKNLKDIYPGSQLKIERLNQDVVLNGQDRILSFTPISGLPGADWYIGLSIDKDKAYAPLGKFRTSALIAMLIAVVAIAVLLSLLIQVLLRPLTTMGVAMQDIAQGEGDLTRRLAVTSRDEFGEVGSAFNQFVERIHASISEVSSATRQVHDLSQRVMASSNASIIGSDEQSARTNSVAAAINELGAATQEIARNAADASQHASGASEQADDGRKVVEQTILAMSALSQKISLSCTQIETLNASTDNIGHILDVIKGISQQTNLLALNAAIEAARAGEAGRGFAVVADEVRNLAHRTQESAEEIHKMITSLQVGSREAVTTMNASQASSEESVEVANQAGERLVSVTQRIVEIDGMNQSVAAATEEQTAVVETLNVDINQINLLNQQGVANLNETLKDCDALSQQANRLKQLVDSFKI; encoded by the coding sequence ATGAATCTCAAGTTCAGCCATAAAATCTTGTTAGCCGCGTCAGGCGTCGTGGTTCTAGCCTTCGCGTTGTTTACCCTTTACAACGATTATCTGCAGCGCAGCACCATCAAGCAGAACCTGGAGTCGTCCATCCAGCAATCCGGCGAGCTCACCGCCAGCAGCGTCCAGAACTGGCTCAGTGGCCGAATATTGGTGCTCGAAAGTCTCACCCAAAACATCGCCCACCAAGGCAATGGCGCTGATCTACCGGGCTTGGTTGATCAATCCGCGTTCACCTCGAACTTTCAGTTCACTTATGTGGGCCAGACCAACGGTGTGTTCACGCAACGTCCGGACGCAAAGATGCCCGATGGTTATGACCCACGTCAGCGTCCCTGGTACAAGCAAGCAGTAGCTGCAGACAAGCCCATGCTTACGCCTCCGTACATGGCCGCAGTGGGTGGGCAGATCGTGACCATCGCAATGCCGGTGAAAAAGAACGGGGAACTGCTCGGCGTAGTCGGCGGTGACCTGAGCCTGCAGACCTTGGTCAAGATCATCAACTCGGTGGACTTCGGCGGTATTGGCCATGCGTTCCTGGTCAGCGGCGACGGCCAGGTCATCGTCAGTCCTGAGGAAGACCAGGTGATGAAAAACCTCAAGGACATTTACCCTGGCAGTCAGTTAAAAATCGAGAGGCTCAATCAAGACGTCGTTCTGAATGGCCAGGACCGCATTCTTTCATTCACCCCTATCAGTGGCTTGCCTGGCGCAGATTGGTACATCGGTCTGTCAATTGATAAGGACAAAGCTTACGCGCCGCTGGGCAAGTTCCGTACTTCAGCACTGATCGCCATGCTGATCGCCGTAGTCGCGATCGCTGTACTCCTGAGCTTGCTGATTCAAGTGCTACTGCGGCCCCTCACCACCATGGGCGTGGCCATGCAGGATATTGCTCAGGGCGAGGGTGACCTGACCCGCCGCCTGGCTGTCACCAGCAGGGACGAGTTCGGTGAGGTTGGTAGCGCGTTCAACCAATTCGTGGAGCGCATCCACGCTTCGATTTCAGAGGTGTCCTCGGCTACCCGCCAGGTGCATGACTTGTCCCAACGTGTGATGGCCTCGTCGAATGCTTCTATCATTGGTTCGGACGAGCAGAGCGCGCGCACCAACAGTGTGGCTGCAGCGATCAACGAGCTGGGCGCCGCCACCCAAGAGATCGCTCGTAACGCTGCCGATGCTTCACAGCACGCCAGCGGTGCCAGTGAGCAGGCCGACGATGGGCGCAAAGTGGTCGAGCAGACCATCCTCGCGATGTCGGCGCTGTCGCAGAAGATCAGCCTGTCCTGCACCCAGATCGAAACCCTGAACGCCAGCACCGACAACATCGGTCACATTCTTGATGTGATCAAAGGCATCTCCCAGCAAACCAACCTGCTGGCGCTCAATGCGGCCATCGAAGCGGCACGCGCTGGTGAGGCCGGTCGCGGTTTTGCGGTGGTCGCCGACGAGGTGCGCAACCTGGCTCACCGCACCCAGGAGTCGGCAGAAGAGATCCACAAAATGATCACTTCGCTGCAAGTGGGCTCGCGTGAAGCGGTCACCACCATGAATGCCAGCCAGGCCTCCAGCGAAGAAAGCGTAGAGGTCGCAAACCAGGCCGGTGAGCGATTGGTCAGCGTGACACAGCGGATCGTGGAGATCGACGGCATGAACCAGTCCGTCGCGGCAGCGACTGAAGAACAGACCGCCGTGGTGGAAACCCTCAACGTGGATATCAACCAGATAAACCTGCTGAACCAGCAAGGCGTAGCCAATCTTAACGAAACACTGAAAGATTGCGACGCGCTGTCTCAACAGGCCAATCGATTGAAGCAACTGGTCGATAGTTTCAAAATCTGA
- a CDS encoding SRPBCC family protein, with amino-acid sequence MKPLQPDTLIRNPNGLPIVASVVVDCHATRLWSMVGQFAGFDVFIPDLTHIDMTGTGVGALRTKFFRDGNCVVEQLNSRDEQAMHMTWTTIYNTLGVARLWAAIQVQSIGAQCSKVTWTIIAEPTDDANAGFRRFVQGFADSALDNVRRMLG; translated from the coding sequence ATGAAACCGCTGCAACCCGATACGTTAATTCGAAACCCGAACGGCCTGCCGATAGTGGCGTCTGTCGTGGTCGACTGCCATGCCACGCGCCTGTGGAGCATGGTGGGTCAATTCGCAGGCTTCGATGTGTTCATTCCCGACCTGACGCACATCGACATGACCGGCACAGGTGTGGGTGCCTTGCGTACGAAGTTTTTCCGCGATGGCAACTGCGTCGTGGAGCAACTCAATAGCCGGGACGAGCAAGCCATGCACATGACCTGGACCACGATCTATAACACGCTGGGCGTGGCCAGGTTATGGGCCGCGATCCAGGTGCAATCGATTGGAGCGCAGTGCTCCAAAGTGACATGGACGATTATCGCGGAACCCACAGATGACGCAAACGCAGGGTTTAGACGGTTTGTGCAGGGCTTCGCCGATAGCGCCTTGGACAATGTCCGCCGCATGCTTGGCTGA
- a CDS encoding amino acid adenylation domain-containing protein: MRRLTIGFDGASSALGAIRQELEQYGHASDDEGIDLWIDDGNQGALDHIGPIPRLSLRLGVGPVTDCGLPALQLRAYGPGRQLLAVLDIADERSGNGQRLCRQVTHALVEWVALHVSGFSRDPEYFCMSAAANEWPEQGLGELDALAFVHRFNRTANPAVMQEAQAPVIERLQASFQTFADRPALNIAGNQVLYRQLQLHAMAIQQRLQPLLETAQTPTVVGVCLEKSTELYASILAVLGCAAVYLPLAPDHPPQRHRVMLEHADARVLLDAGQHSLRERFIALDVRSADPRGADVTRPLMRHRPAADAPCMTLYTSGTTGQPKGVLLSQANLAHFAAWFRSCMDMDEQSRVLQFSPLSFDSSLVDIFPALIAGAELIIPDAAQRQDPRQLLGLLHRQRVTHAFLPPALLSILPPGQPLGLKHLLTGGDVCEPHVIERLAKQCPFHNLYGPTEATVLVTHRTLSPGDSNRNLGHPIANSQVLILDDDLQPVDEEVMGEVYIVGPGVSLGYVNAPRQATPAFVELALPGGQFLRAYRSGDLAKWTADGIVLGGRRDDQVKIRGFRVEPQEIEQRLRESRLYRQVAVVIDRERRIRGYVAQPEPGATLAALQQHARQWLPAYMRPGLWDVLPCMPCSSNGKIDRGALMALPLSPIAQADCCAAQTPLHVRLTRLWSEVLALPVAKISIDESFFDLGGHSILLSTLLLRVREQFGRSFALSHFIEAPTIRTLATLVEDGERPDTRFSQAACDAQREWVYETLPNERAGDTHRVIVTGANSFIGVHIVEALLIGGATQVACLVRAKPGHSAMARFTQALREYRLEHLDLGRVQVFTADISLPRLGLASDVYDTLAKDFGVLIHNAAQVNHVMDYASLARDNVDPLLECLRLCETHCKKVFNFISTLSAASSLDTQGYVLEAHAATTLPLYIKNGYNLSKWVAERQLGRAVEHGAWVNILRPGNVSFNSVTGVCQPQKNRLMLMLKGSLQLGLLPRLALNFDLMPVDFLARFIAFHCVRFQADSSVFNLHNPQPLSWARYLDAFSRAGHRFRRVSIARWQQALRTVSRDNALFGVLGFYLGRLDEDIGDTSRIRHENAWQGVRQMGAHYPEKDPPLLSKGCDYLKTIGFL; encoded by the coding sequence ATGCGGCGACTGACCATCGGATTTGACGGCGCCAGCAGCGCCTTGGGCGCCATCAGGCAGGAGCTGGAACAGTATGGACATGCCTCGGATGACGAGGGCATCGACCTGTGGATCGATGACGGTAACCAAGGAGCTCTGGATCACATCGGTCCCATTCCACGATTAAGCCTGCGCCTGGGTGTTGGCCCGGTAACCGACTGTGGGCTGCCCGCGCTGCAACTGCGTGCGTATGGGCCTGGGCGGCAGTTATTAGCAGTACTGGATATCGCCGACGAGCGCAGTGGCAATGGCCAACGCCTGTGCCGGCAGGTCACGCATGCGCTGGTGGAATGGGTCGCACTGCACGTCAGCGGATTCTCACGGGATCCTGAATATTTCTGCATGAGCGCCGCCGCCAATGAATGGCCCGAGCAGGGTTTGGGCGAGCTTGACGCGCTGGCGTTCGTGCATCGCTTCAACCGCACTGCAAACCCTGCTGTCATGCAGGAAGCCCAGGCACCCGTGATAGAACGCTTGCAGGCCAGCTTCCAGACCTTCGCCGACCGACCGGCGCTGAACATTGCCGGCAACCAAGTGCTTTATCGCCAATTGCAGCTTCACGCCATGGCGATCCAGCAGCGGCTGCAACCGTTGCTGGAGACTGCGCAGACACCAACGGTGGTCGGCGTATGCCTGGAAAAATCGACCGAGTTGTACGCCAGTATTCTTGCAGTGCTGGGCTGCGCAGCGGTGTATCTGCCGCTAGCCCCGGACCACCCTCCTCAGCGTCATCGGGTCATGCTTGAACACGCAGATGCGCGGGTATTGCTTGACGCCGGTCAGCATTCCTTGCGCGAGCGTTTCATTGCCCTGGATGTTCGCAGCGCTGATCCGCGCGGCGCCGACGTGACACGCCCACTGATGCGCCACCGCCCCGCAGCTGATGCACCCTGCATGACGCTCTACACCTCGGGTACCACCGGCCAACCCAAAGGGGTGTTGCTGAGCCAGGCTAACCTGGCACATTTTGCGGCCTGGTTCAGGTCCTGTATGGACATGGATGAACAGAGCCGCGTCCTGCAATTTTCACCGTTGAGCTTTGACTCGTCGCTGGTCGACATTTTTCCCGCACTGATAGCCGGCGCGGAATTGATCATCCCTGATGCAGCGCAACGACAAGACCCTCGGCAACTGCTCGGCCTGCTCCACCGGCAGCGCGTCACCCATGCGTTTCTACCGCCGGCCCTGCTGAGCATTCTGCCACCAGGACAACCGCTGGGCCTGAAGCACCTGCTGACCGGCGGTGATGTCTGCGAGCCCCATGTAATCGAACGCTTGGCAAAGCAGTGCCCCTTTCACAACCTCTATGGGCCCACGGAGGCCACGGTATTGGTCACCCATCGGACCCTGAGTCCCGGCGATAGCAACCGCAACCTCGGCCACCCCATCGCCAACAGCCAAGTGCTGATTCTCGATGACGACTTGCAGCCGGTGGACGAAGAGGTGATGGGTGAGGTTTATATCGTCGGGCCGGGGGTGAGCCTTGGGTATGTGAACGCTCCACGACAGGCCACCCCTGCGTTCGTGGAACTGGCCCTGCCAGGCGGCCAGTTCCTGCGGGCATACCGCAGTGGCGACCTGGCAAAGTGGACCGCCGACGGGATCGTACTGGGGGGGCGGCGTGATGATCAGGTGAAGATCCGAGGGTTTCGGGTTGAGCCTCAGGAAATTGAACAGCGCTTGCGTGAAAGTCGATTGTATCGCCAGGTGGCGGTGGTGATCGACCGAGAACGCAGGATTCGCGGCTATGTCGCCCAACCTGAACCGGGGGCCACCCTGGCAGCCCTGCAGCAACACGCGCGGCAGTGGCTGCCGGCCTATATGAGGCCCGGACTCTGGGATGTTTTGCCCTGCATGCCGTGTTCCAGCAACGGCAAAATCGATCGCGGGGCGTTGATGGCACTGCCGCTCTCGCCTATCGCGCAGGCTGACTGCTGCGCTGCACAAACGCCGCTTCACGTCCGGTTAACCCGTTTGTGGAGCGAAGTGCTGGCGCTGCCCGTAGCAAAAATATCCATCGATGAAAGCTTCTTCGATCTCGGCGGCCATTCGATTTTGCTATCTACCCTTTTGCTGCGTGTTCGCGAGCAATTCGGCCGAAGTTTCGCGCTAAGCCACTTCATTGAGGCGCCGACAATTCGCACCCTGGCGACCTTGGTGGAAGACGGCGAACGGCCCGATACGCGCTTCAGCCAGGCCGCTTGTGATGCTCAAAGAGAGTGGGTGTACGAGACGCTGCCGAATGAGCGCGCAGGCGATACGCACAGGGTGATCGTGACGGGAGCCAACAGTTTTATCGGCGTCCATATCGTCGAGGCGTTGCTCATCGGTGGCGCGACCCAGGTGGCATGTCTGGTACGTGCCAAACCCGGGCACTCGGCGATGGCGCGCTTTACCCAGGCGCTGCGCGAGTATCGCCTGGAGCATCTGGACCTGGGCAGGGTGCAGGTATTCACCGCCGATATCAGCCTGCCTCGCTTGGGTTTGGCCAGCGATGTTTATGACACGCTTGCCAAAGACTTTGGCGTGCTGATCCACAACGCAGCGCAGGTCAATCACGTGATGGACTACGCGTCACTGGCCAGGGACAACGTCGACCCCCTGCTCGAATGCCTGCGCCTGTGTGAGACACACTGCAAGAAGGTCTTCAACTTCATCTCGACGCTGTCCGCAGCAAGCAGCCTCGACACCCAGGGCTATGTTCTCGAAGCACACGCCGCAACCACGCTGCCGCTGTACATCAAGAATGGCTACAACCTGTCCAAGTGGGTCGCTGAACGGCAATTGGGACGTGCGGTGGAACACGGGGCCTGGGTGAACATCCTTCGCCCGGGCAATGTCAGCTTCAACAGCGTGACGGGCGTCTGCCAGCCTCAGAAAAATCGTCTGATGCTGATGCTCAAAGGATCATTGCAACTGGGTCTGCTGCCGCGACTGGCATTGAACTTCGACCTGATGCCGGTGGACTTTCTGGCTCGTTTCATCGCGTTCCACTGTGTCCGCTTTCAAGCCGACAGCAGTGTGTTCAACCTGCACAACCCACAACCTTTGAGCTGGGCCCGCTATCTGGATGCGTTCAGCCGAGCCGGTCACCGCTTCAGGCGGGTGAGCATCGCGCGGTGGCAACAGGCGCTACGAACGGTCAGCCGGGACAACGCTCTGTTTGGCGTGCTTGGTTTCTATCTCGGTCGCCTGGACGAAGATATCGGCGACACGTCGAGGATTCGCCACGAAAACGCGTGGCAGGGGGTCCGGCAGATGGGCGCACATTATCCTGAAAAAGATCCGCCGCTGTTGAGCAAAGGTTGCGACTACCTCAAGACCATTGGCTTTCTTTGA
- a CDS encoding diiron oxygenase yields the protein MNAADYQTIANDWERRATVRTRPRRLLEDDDKLIYPLCRQPLVLCGTFLEHCPQWRDFVLVQSFYKFINDVVIFETEIVDKTARSIAKNQFLVPFPLACRIDAMTVVVDEDYHALVALDLLQQTVDMTGIQPLEPPREIELSRALPAAQAQAPERLRDAIALIGVAIAENTVTHDVAAFSKDTSVKASIRGLMADHLFDEGRHAQFWTRLVRLYWQAASRDDRDSIARVLPIFLAQYLTNDLQKSFDQHLIEHLDISASLRNALRDEVAALAFPITRQHPLMGNILSFLQHSGLLQTPSVAQALDDYLPVSRRATCGD from the coding sequence ATGAACGCCGCCGACTACCAAACCATTGCCAATGACTGGGAGCGCCGCGCAACCGTCCGCACACGTCCTCGTCGCTTGCTGGAGGACGATGACAAGCTGATCTACCCGTTGTGTCGCCAGCCCTTGGTGCTCTGTGGAACATTCCTCGAACACTGTCCGCAGTGGCGCGACTTCGTGCTGGTGCAAAGCTTCTACAAATTCATCAATGACGTGGTGATATTCGAGACCGAGATCGTCGACAAGACCGCGCGCAGCATTGCCAAGAATCAGTTCTTGGTACCCTTCCCGCTTGCCTGCCGCATTGACGCGATGACCGTCGTCGTGGACGAGGACTACCACGCACTGGTTGCGCTGGATTTGCTGCAGCAAACCGTCGACATGACCGGCATACAACCGTTGGAACCGCCGCGGGAAATCGAACTGAGCCGTGCGCTGCCGGCGGCACAGGCACAGGCGCCAGAACGCTTGCGGGATGCGATCGCGCTGATTGGCGTGGCCATCGCCGAAAACACGGTGACCCACGATGTGGCTGCATTTTCCAAGGACACCAGCGTCAAGGCGTCCATCCGTGGCTTGATGGCCGACCACCTGTTTGATGAAGGCCGCCATGCACAGTTCTGGACACGGCTCGTACGTTTGTACTGGCAAGCCGCGAGCCGCGACGACCGCGATAGCATTGCCAGGGTGCTGCCCATTTTCCTGGCTCAGTACCTGACGAACGATCTGCAAAAAAGCTTCGACCAGCACTTGATCGAACACCTCGACATCAGTGCCAGCCTGCGCAATGCATTACGCGATGAAGTCGCGGCGCTGGCCTTTCCCATCACCCGGCAGCACCCATTGATGGGCAATATCCTCAGCTTCCTGCAACACAGCGGCTTGCTGCAAACGCCCAGCGTGGCGCAAGCGCTGGACGATTACCTGCCAGTGTCCCGGAGGGCGACATGCGGCGACTGA
- a CDS encoding DUF3050 domain-containing protein, with product MHQLLLETAKLHLCSHPLFPEITSLRKLQLFMESHVFAVWDFMTLAKRLQRDLTCTRLPWLPPADPQAARLINELVLAEESDLHPEQGYCSHFELYLEAMSEVGASTLPINRFVALQRQGVEATAALREIEVLPGVARFVNSTLHLALNAPTHCVAAAFLHSREHVIPAMFTRLLDADERVRRQAPTLCAYLKRHIELDAQDHGPAAEQLLQRLASADPAYPQEANDAALSAVQGRIRFWDEVRTSLQAVHP from the coding sequence ATGCATCAACTGTTACTTGAAACAGCAAAACTGCATTTATGCAGTCATCCGTTATTCCCAGAAATAACTTCCCTGCGCAAGTTACAACTTTTTATGGAGAGCCATGTATTTGCCGTCTGGGATTTCATGACCCTGGCCAAACGCCTGCAACGGGACCTGACCTGCACTCGTCTGCCTTGGCTGCCACCTGCCGACCCGCAGGCAGCACGCCTGATCAACGAGCTCGTGCTGGCTGAGGAATCAGACCTGCATCCGGAGCAGGGCTATTGCAGCCACTTCGAATTGTACCTGGAGGCCATGTCTGAAGTGGGCGCCAGTACCTTGCCTATCAACCGCTTTGTGGCGCTACAACGCCAAGGCGTGGAAGCAACTGCCGCCTTACGCGAGATCGAGGTGCTTCCCGGCGTGGCCCGCTTCGTCAACAGCACCTTGCACCTTGCGCTAAACGCGCCGACCCATTGTGTGGCGGCGGCCTTCCTGCACAGTCGCGAGCATGTCATCCCGGCGATGTTCACGCGCCTCCTGGACGCCGACGAACGGGTCCGTCGCCAGGCGCCAACCTTGTGTGCCTACCTCAAGCGGCACATAGAATTGGACGCCCAGGATCATGGGCCAGCAGCCGAACAGCTTCTGCAGCGCCTCGCCAGCGCAGACCCGGCGTACCCGCAAGAGGCCAACGATGCCGCCCTCTCTGCTGTGCAAGGGCGTATCAGGTTCTGGGATGAGGTTCGAACCTCGCTGCAAGCGGTGCACCCATGA
- a CDS encoding GntR family transcriptional regulator encodes MHKPTPLNSIKISGPIPAHLARSVIEETLRNAILDGRLPCGTAMRQQELASLFGVSRMPVREALRQLEAQSLLHVVTHKGAVVAPLIEDNSAETYELRMLLESEALRLSIPLLTEADIVEADAIIDALEQEKNYSEIGRLNRLFHMALYGKAPNQRLLKLVEHGLNEEERFLRYNLEAMGLGETSQEDHRELLNLVAQKKTAQSILTLRNHLMRGMEVITAYLSGLDVGDNKRMQ; translated from the coding sequence ATGCATAAGCCGACCCCTTTGAACAGCATCAAGATCAGCGGACCTATTCCCGCGCATCTCGCTCGCTCCGTGATTGAAGAAACCTTGCGCAACGCCATCCTGGATGGTCGGTTGCCCTGCGGTACCGCCATGCGCCAACAGGAGTTGGCCAGCTTGTTCGGGGTCAGTCGGATGCCGGTGCGTGAAGCCTTGCGTCAGCTGGAAGCCCAGTCACTGCTGCATGTGGTAACGCACAAGGGTGCCGTCGTTGCACCCCTGATCGAGGATAACTCGGCCGAAACCTATGAACTGCGGATGCTGCTGGAATCTGAAGCGCTGCGCCTGTCGATACCTTTACTGACCGAGGCGGATATCGTCGAGGCGGACGCCATCATCGACGCTCTGGAGCAGGAAAAAAACTACAGCGAGATTGGTCGTCTCAACCGGCTGTTCCACATGGCGCTGTATGGCAAGGCCCCGAACCAGCGGCTGCTCAAATTGGTGGAGCACGGTTTGAACGAGGAAGAACGTTTCCTGCGTTACAACCTTGAAGCCATGGGCCTGGGTGAGACATCCCAGGAAGACCACCGCGAACTGCTGAACCTGGTGGCACAGAAGAAAACCGCGCAAAGCATCCTGACGCTGCGTAATCACTTGATGCGGGGCATGGAGGTAATCACGGCGTACCTCAGTGGGTTGGACGTCGGCGACAATAAACGCATGCAATAA
- a CDS encoding TauD/TfdA dioxygenase family protein translates to MSATSTAPTATAITQAFDIHPLPGGVGAEIIGLDLSQPVNDEDFARIHRAHLEHHVVVFRDQRITPEQQIAFSRRFGVLQIHVLKQFLLAHHPEILIVSNIIENGQSIGLGDAGKFWHSDLSYKELPSLGSMLHAQELPSEGGDTLFADMHKAWDQLPEHLRKAVEGRSAAHSYTARYSETKFEGNWRPTLTPEQLAQVAEVVHPIVRTHPESGRKALFVSEGFTTRIVGLPEDESRDLLAQLYAHSVLPHNLYRHHWQPHDLVFWDNRSLIHLAAGCPSHLRRKLYRTTIQGDAPF, encoded by the coding sequence ATGTCCGCCACCTCTACTGCTCCAACAGCGACCGCCATTACCCAAGCCTTTGATATTCATCCATTGCCCGGCGGTGTCGGCGCAGAAATTATTGGCCTGGATTTGTCGCAACCGGTCAACGACGAGGATTTCGCACGCATTCACCGTGCGCATCTGGAGCATCACGTCGTGGTGTTCCGAGACCAACGCATCACCCCCGAGCAACAGATTGCCTTCAGCCGCCGCTTCGGCGTGCTGCAGATCCACGTGCTCAAACAGTTTCTGTTGGCCCACCATCCGGAAATCCTGATCGTTTCCAACATCATTGAAAATGGTCAATCCATTGGGCTGGGTGATGCGGGCAAGTTCTGGCATTCGGACCTGTCCTATAAAGAGCTACCAAGCCTGGGCTCGATGCTGCACGCCCAGGAACTGCCCAGCGAAGGCGGCGATACCTTGTTTGCCGATATGCACAAAGCCTGGGACCAACTGCCCGAGCACCTGCGCAAAGCTGTTGAGGGCCGCAGCGCCGCACATTCCTACACCGCGCGTTACAGCGAAACCAAATTCGAAGGCAACTGGCGGCCCACGTTGACCCCCGAGCAGCTTGCCCAGGTCGCTGAAGTGGTGCATCCCATCGTGCGCACCCACCCGGAAAGCGGCCGCAAGGCGCTGTTTGTCAGTGAGGGCTTCACCACCCGCATCGTCGGCCTGCCGGAAGACGAAAGCCGCGATCTATTGGCCCAGCTCTACGCCCACAGCGTGCTGCCACACAACCTCTACCGCCACCACTGGCAGCCCCACGACCTGGTGTTCTGGGACAACCGCTCGCTGATCCACCTGGCTGCCGGCTGCCCGAGCCATCTGCGCCGCAAGCTGTACCGCACCACCATCCAGGGCGACGCGCCTTTCTGA